A stretch of Colletotrichum lupini chromosome 2, complete sequence DNA encodes these proteins:
- a CDS encoding Ku70/Ku80 N-terminal alpha/beta domain-containing protein, with protein MADKEASVYIVDLGSSMADCHNGRTESDLDWSMRYVWDKISTTVAASRKTWTVGVIGLKTDETQNAMGEEEGYGNISVLQELGPMTMTSLRELTDAVKPSETETGDAVSAVVLAVDMIETFTKKLKYKRRIYLITDGTSVIDGDDVDSIAKKINHDGIELIVLGVDFDDAEFGFKEEDKPSIKKKNEEILKDFVSKCDNAQFATIAEAIDELDTPRLKPVKPYKTYDGPLTLGLADPPEDLKIPPTPAVINVERYFKTKQAKAPTASTVVVSAEPGPSQQLEGGDPMEGVESTSAGFAAVKSARAYKINDPDAPGGKRDVEFESLAKGYQYGRTAVAISESEWNVTKLETVKTFSIIGFIPCEKYEPFLNMGETCVTVARKFDEKSQLALSSLIHALYELESYAVARLVVKEKKDPVLVLLAPRIEPDMECLYDVPLPFAEDVRGYQFPPLDKVITVSGQKITTNHRLLPGDELTDAMSDYVDSMDLGTFGTDDDGNPSEYAAIDDTYNPIIHRINQAIRQRAVNPEGQIDPIPPILVRYAAPPEELVEKSKSQIDGLISAAQVKKVPPKAKGKRKFEAAKPLSGLDVDALLGTTSKSALKSPKITPENAIPDLKRALATAEDESEIRDAAKQMAAVVAQLVTDSFGDNNYARASENLSVLRRGLVELEEPGVYNDLIRDLKKKMLSGELGGDRREMWWRVRTSRLGLIDQGTSEVSNVKSEEADEFLKSK; from the exons ATGGCGGACAAGGAGGCATCAGTCTACATTGTCGACCTCGGGTCCTCCATGGCCGATTGCCACAACGGCCGCACCGAATCTGACCTGGACTGGAGCATGCGGTACGTATGGGACAAGATCTCAACCACAGTCGCCGCCTCGCGGAAAACATGGACCGTCGGCGTCATCGGTCTCAAGACGGATGAGACCCAGAACGCCATGGGGGAAGAAGAGGGATACGGCAACATCTCCGTCTTGCAGGAGCTCGGCCCAATGACTATGACTTCTCTGAGGGAACTCACGGATGCGGTGAAGCCGAGCGAGACGGAGACGGGTGATGCTGTCTCGGCGGTGGTCCTCGCCGTCGATATGATTGAGACGTTTACCAAGAAGCTCAAGTATAAGCGGCGCATCTACCTCATCACCGACGGCACGTCTGTGATTGACGGCGACGATGTCGATTCGATTGCAAAAAAGATCAATCACGACGGAATTGAGCTGATAGTACT GGGCGTGGACTTTGACGATGCAGAGTTCGGCTTTAAGGAAGAGGACAAGCCGTCAATCAAG AAAAAGAATGAAGAAATTCTCAAGGATTTTGTCTCCAAATGCGACAATGCCCAATTTGCAACGATTGCAGAGGCCATTGACGAGCTCGACACGCCGCGCCTCAAACCCGTCAAGCCCTACAAGACATACGACGGACCCCTAACCCTCGGTCTGGCTGACCCTCCAGAGGACCTCAAGATTCCACCCACGCCCGCAGTCATCAACGTCGAGCGCTACTTCAAGACCAAGCAAGCCAAGGCCCCAACCGCCTCCACCGTCGTAGTATCGGCCGAACCTGGCCCCTCGCAGCAACTTGAAGGCGGCGACCCCATGGAGGGTGTCGAGTCGACGTCGGCTGGCTTCGCGGCGGTCAAGTCGGCGCGGGCGTACAAGATCAATGACCCGGACGCACCGGGCGGCAAGCGTGACGTTGAGTTCGAGTCCCTCGCCAAAGGGTACCAGTACGGCCGCACGGCGGTCGCGATCAGCGAGTCCGAGTGGAACGTCACCAAGCTCGAAACGGTCAAGACGTTCAGCATCATTGGCTTCATTCCCTGCGAAAAG TACGAGCCGTTTCTCAACATGGGCGAGACGTGCGTGACGGTCGCCCGCAAGTTTGACGAAAAGTCGCAGCTCGCCCTGTCCTCCCTCATCCACGCCCTCTACGAGCTCGAGTCCTACGCCGTCGCCCGACTTGTAgtcaaggagaagaaggacccCGTCCTCGTTCTCCTAGCCCCGCGCATCGAGCCGGACATGGAGTGCCTCTATGACGTACCCCTCCCCTTTGCGGAGGATGTTCGGGGGTACCAGTTCCCGCCACTCGATAAGGTCATCACCGTCAGCGGGCAGAAGATCACGACAAATCACCGCTTGCTGCCCGGCGATGAGCTCACAGATGCCATGAGCGACTACGTCGATTCTATGGATCTGGGTACTTTTGGTACTGATGACGATGG AAACCCGTCAGAGTATGCTGCCATAGACGACACGTACAACCCAATTATCCACAGAATCAACCAAGCCATCCGCCAAAGGGCAGTCAACCCGGAAGGCCAGATTGACCCAATTCCTCCCATTCTAGTGCGCTACGCCGCGCCTCCAGAAGAACTAGTCGAGAAATCAAAATCCCAAATCGACGGTCTCATCTCAGCAGCACAAGTGAAGAAAG TTCCCCCCAAAGCAAAGGGAAAACGCAAATTCGAAGCCGCAAAACCCCTCTCAGGCCTAGACGTCGACGCCCTCCTAGGAACGACGTCCAAATCCGCCTTAAAAAGCCCCAAAATTACCCCCGAAAACGCCATTCCGGACCTCAAGCGCGCCCTCGCCACCGCGGAAGACGAGTCCGAGATCCGCGACGCCGCAAAGCAGATGGCCGCCGTCGTCGCGCAGCTCGTGACGGACAGCTTCGGCGACAACAACTACGCACGCGCGTCCGAGAACCTGAGCGTCCTCCGCCGCGGGCTCGTCGAGCTCGAGGAGCCGGGCGTGTATAATGACTTAATCAGGGACCTGAAGAAGAAGATGCTCTCGGGCGAGCTGGGCGGGGATCGGAGGGAGATGTGGTGGCGGGTGAGGACGTCGAGATTGGGGTTGATTGATCAGGGGACGTCGGAGGTTTCGAATGTCAAGAGCGAAGAGGCTGATGAG TTTCTAAAGTCAAAATGA
- a CDS encoding QDE-2-interacting protein: MAVTQAEQLERLFGAFGDEIFFEEGTSQEVEDTLEEIVLDPLLLDRQIAARKAAIQGKSITKPVEKKTPHYIGPPLEPSKSEKLAPADFNALMKQDFPEFKGMKAGDLSAENMTFVSWDVVQRYPLNFIGKTNRPKATPFFDDITEEHTWDFFYVYHPKALDQSPYIFVPTIQFQHFLDIVNASIQTKLTIPAGKPGEMFYLVFGSSCTIRPKYIARSASHNEYLALNDAIPPPEDDDACDDATVFGMETLMKLLNMHANFKDIKTKSKKKKQNKALNRAESLYDAQLYLGLRPKASDVDEKNKKVELEKPVPHALEQNVVFVCIDIEVAEEHHGTVLEIGISTLDTNDLVGVPPGESGRNWVPFIKNRHLVTYEYRHIRNRKYLKGCPELFNFGKSEYPKLSELPDKICTAVSDLSFANKEDAADKDKRPRTIVLLGHDLGADLGYLDKMGVELWGISGVASRTLDSKDMHQAWRGESQGRSLGMVLTDLGVEHSNLHNAGNDAAYTMQAMLGVAVRERVNEDQEKGEKEKVEANTFGRWIDS; this comes from the exons ATGGCCGTCACCCAAGCTGAGCAGCTTGAGCGTCTGTTCGGAGCCTTTGGCGACGAAATCTTCTTCGAGGAAGGCACTTCTCAAGAAGTGGAAGATACCCTAGAGGAAATTGTTCTGGACCCTCTCCTTCTCGATCGTCAAATTGCAGCCAGGAAAGCAGCAATCCAGGGAAAATCTATCACCAAGCCAGTCGAGAAGAAAACTCCCCACTACATCGGACCGCCTCTCGAGCCTTCCAAGTCTGAGAAGTTAGCTCCTGCGGATTTCAACGCCCTAATGAAGCAAGACTTTCCCGAGTTCAAGGGGATGAAGGCGGGCGACCTCTCGGCGGAGAACATGACCTTCGTCTCTTGGGACGTCGTCCAGAGATACCCTCTCAACTTCATCGGCAAGACCAATCGACCGAAG GCAACTCCCTTCTTTGATGATATTACCGAGGAGCACACTTGGGACTT CTTTTACGTCTACCACCCCAAGGCCTTGGATCAGTCGCCCTACATCTTCGTTCCGACCATTCAGTTCCAGCACTTCCTGGACATCGTTAATGCCTCGATTCAGACGAAGCTGACCATCCCTGCTGGTAAGCCAGGCGAGATGTTCTACCTCGTGTTCGGCTCCAGCTGCACCATTCGGCCCAAGTACATTGCCCGCTCCGCCTCCCACAACGAGTACCTCGCCCTGAACGACGCGATTCCGCCTCCCGAGGATGACGACGCGTGTGACGATGCCACTGTCTTTGGAATGGAGACGCTCATGAAGCTGCTCAATATGCACGCCAACTTCAAGGATATCAAGACCAagagcaagaagaagaagcagaaCAAGGCGCTGAACCGGGCCGAGTCCCTCTACGATGCGCAACTGTACCTCGGTCTTCGGCCCAAGGCTAGCGATGTCGATGAGAAGAACAAGAAGGTCGAGCTGGAAAAGCCGGTTCCCCATGCGCTGGAGCAGAATGTGGTCTTTGTGTGCATCGACATTGAGGTCGCTGAGGAGCACCACGGAACCGTATTGGAGATTGGCATCTCGACCCTGGACACCAATGACCTCGTTGGCGTTCCCCCTGGCGAGAGTGGCCGCAACTGGGTTCCGTTTATCAAGAACCGCCATCTCGTGACCTACGAATACCGTCACATCCGCAACCGCAAATACCTCAAGGGTTGTCCTGAGCTCTTCAACTTTGG CAAGAGCGAGTACCCCAAGCTCAGCGAGCTCCCCGACAAGATCTGCACCGCTGTCAGCGACCTCTCCTTCGCCAATAAAGAGGACGCCGCCGACAAAGACAAGCGCCCCCGCACCATCGTCCTCCTTGGCCACGACCTCGGAGCCGATCTCGGATACCTGGACAAGATGGGAGTGGAGCTCTGGGGAATCAGCGGCGTCGCGAGCCGTACTCTCGACTCCAAGGACATGCACCAGGCCTGGCGCGGCGAGTCGCAGGGCCGCAGCTTGGGTATGGTGCTGACTGACCTGGGCGTCGAGCACAGCAATCTCCACAATGCGGGCAACGATGCGGCGTATACCATGCAGGCAATGCTTGGCGTCGCTGTCAGAGAGAGAGTTAACGAAGACCAGGAGAAAggtgagaaggagaaggttgAGGCGAA CACGTTTGGAAGATGGATAGATAGTTAG
- a CDS encoding DnaJ domain-containing protein, translating into MASVLAIGGGAAVAAFLGRAGLVAWRRSRGGVGAMGKAFYKGGFEPKMNKKEACLILSLQESGVTRDKIRKQHRTLMLLNHPDRGGSPYLATKVNEAKELLEKTTYHGTNGRTDGPRPCLLNSESGGVLKKRGFAYDWAGMVWSLGIGACCNNMFNGMRPSRLSSLPSTFLNHRICLHSEQVGRESKLVGVDAQYLSLSYSLMTEAFDLANARVSTYILVRKSLEASPQGCFNLSSLPKMLLKLCFLLQPTSENNAREMELLLLSSAFWKRLSPEYRLLSLQYSQSPKAGFISIIAHSASLFYSSWLFHRLAEYFTS; encoded by the exons ATGGCTTCTGTTCTTGCTATCGGAGGCGGCGCTGCCGTCGCAGCTTTCTTG GGCCGAGCTGGTCTGGTCGCATGGCGCCGATCACGCGGCGGCGTCGGCGCGATGGGCAAGGCTTTCTACAAGGGCGGCTTCGAGCCCAAGATGAACAAGAAGGAGGCATGCCTCATTCTCTCCCTCCA GGAGAGCGGCGTCACTCGTGACAAGATCCGCAAGCAGCACCGCACCCTGATGCTCCTGAACCACCCCGATCGCGGCGGTAGCCCGTACCTCGCAACCAAGGTCAACGAGGCCAAGGAACTGCTCGAGAAGACGAC ATACCACGGGACCAACGGACGGACGGATGGGCCCCGCCCTTGCCTACTCAACTCCGAATCCGG AGGGGttctaaaaaagagggggTTCGCGTATGACTGGGCTGGGATGGTCTGGTCTTTGGGTATCGGGGCCTGTTGTAACAACATGTTTAATGGCATGAGACCCTCTCGTCTCTCTTCTCTCCCATCTACCTTCTTAAACCATCGAATCTGCCTTCATTCT GAACAGGTTGGAAGGGAAAGCAAGCTGGTGGGCGTTGATGCTCAGTACCT CTCCCTATCTTACAGCTTGATGACTGAAGCTTTTGACCTCGCAAACGCTCGGGTTTCGACTTACATACTTGTGCGGAAAAGTTTGGAAGCGTCCCCCCAAGGGTGCTTCAACTTGTCCAGCCTGCCTAAGATGTTATTGAAGCTTTGTTTCCTCTTGCAGCCTACTT CTGAGAACAATGCTAGAGAAATGGAGCTGTTGCTGCTCTCAAGTGCTTTCTGGAAGCGTCTGTCTCCAGAATATCG TTTGCTCTCTTTGCAGTATTCACAATCTCCTAAGGCTGGATTCATCAGTATTATCGCGCATTCCGCCTCACTATTCTACTCATCTTGGTTGTTCCATCGTCTAGCTGAGTATTTCACCTCTTGA
- a CDS encoding ribosomal protein L24e codes for MRIETCYFCSRPAYPSKGITFVRNDSKVFRFCRSKCHKNFKMKRNPRKLKWTKAYRASAHKEMTVDSTLQFGARRNVPVRYDRDLVAKTLKAMERVSEIRSRRERVFYKKRMQGKREREIAAARKLVAENEHLLPRMRGSEKKRLAAEGATEEEIAALEAEGRLAKSKAGKVFGREKIRQRVTVDGDVVEEREGGVMQEDDGEWDDEDAEEDDDDEDGDVDMED; via the exons ATGAG AATCGAGACATGCTACTTTTGCAGTCGCCCTGCCTACCCCAGCAAGGGCATCACCTTTGTCCGCAATGACTCCAAGGTGTTCCGCTTCTGCCGCAGCAAGTGCCACAAGAAC TTCAAGATGAAGCGCAACCCCCGCAAGCTCAAGTGGACAAAGGCCTACCGCGCCTCGGCGCACAAGGAGATGACGGTCGACAGCACCCTCCAGTTCGGCGCGCGGCGCAACGTCCCCGTCCGCTACGACCGCGACCTCGTCGCCAAGACGCTCAAGGCCATGGAGCGCGTCTCCGAGATCCGCTCCCGCCGCGAGCGCGTCTTCTACAAGAAGCGCATGCAAGGCAAGCGCGAGCGCGAGATCGCCGCCGCGCGCAAGCTCGTCGCCGAGAACGAGCACCTGCTGCCCCGCATGCGCGGCTCCGAGAAGAAGAGGCTCGCCGCCGAGGGCGCCACCGAGGAGGAGATTGCCGCGCTCGAGGCCGAGGGACGCCTGGCCAAGAGCAAGGCCGGCAAGGTGTTTGGTCGCGAGAAGATCCGCCAGCGGGTCACTGTCGACGGCGACGTTGTCGAGGAGCGCGAGGGCGGCGTCATGCAGGAGGACGACGGCGAGTGGGACGACGAGGATGCGGAGgaggacgacgatgacgaggatGGCGATGTCGATATGGAGGATTGA
- a CDS encoding tat pathway signal sequence: MKADARPRPALLFHFFLATCWKGPSGLFRPLLDFLGPLPNVLSRAHNFFSLTSATYTSIQSTAFKRKGKEREKELNPAWTSTALLIISRLTPRHPDRSTPPPPHSPHAVGWSSSELLGTPAHRHTPAQLLLLPKIILFLARRLVFATHFLPAHLPTTFEQQHTIPPRLRITSLSQYSSQGQSVRHSLSNLFSIGSWQWPLQSLADHFVLVQEMQQTTRPLNQHRPSLSTASSSGLTTRQSHSRTNSHSILSGALNANHRVTRRKSMTNTAANAAAMAAAIKEVGGDKVTPIAVSSRRNTASKSAAARVAIIGSLPSPPASLPTHKFHLDGKTEIHESAIEDDPVIGSADEGDDNAQKARIRRASDGQPLVKEGRKFNRIELKCETCGKGYKHSSCLTKHLWEHTPEWSLTSKLLISKHQQVQLLEAASVLLTMNHKEEGDAATPPDSAKDFPSDQEESTSPAASGYSDERHSSADTTPPPQLEGFSSSDRSFAKRYGSASGFGRSYQSAPSINPLVTGSMPRGTGFSSHFRQTSQDQRPPSSGRNATGQEDQDLAAAVELLSCSFNSNNGRTVQLPADAPPVPPLPAQYLDQAASFSSAGFSAGFSAGFLNSFPSRQPESFTRGEVRGSDVKMEDSDSVMDDDDFDRRSRSRSDEDDDGVFGRMEE; encoded by the exons ATGAAGGCTGATGCTCGTCCCCGACCAGCGCTTCTCTTCCATTTCTTTCTGGCAACTTGTTGGAAAGGGCCGTCTGGACTGTTTCGCCCATTGCTGGACTTTTTGGGTCCTCTCCCAAACGTACTGTCTCGAGCCCACAACTTTTTCTCTCTCACTTCAGCTACATACACCTCGATTCAAAGCACAGCATTCAAGCGGAAGGGtaaagagagagaaaaagagTTGAATCCGGCCTGGACCTCGACAGCCCTGTTGATCATCAGTCGACTAACCCCAAGGCATCCTGACCGttcaacaccaccaccaccacactCACCACATGCTGTCGGCTGGTCCAGCTCGGAGCTACTAGGTACACCCGCCCACAGACACACCCCTGCCCAATTGCTGCTCCTCCccaaaataatattatttctcGCCCGGAGGCTTGTCTTTGCGACTCACTTTCTACCTGCCCATCTGCCTACCACCTTCGAACAACAACACACGATACCGCCGCGTCTACGAATCACTTCACTTTCACAATACTCCAGCCAGGGACAAAGTGTTCGACACTCGTTGTCGAACCTGTTTAGCATCGGTAGTTGGCAATGGCCTCTTCAAAG TCTTGCTGATCACTTCGTCCTCGTTCAGGAAATGCAGCAGACCACAAGGCCATTGAACCAACACCGTCCCTCTCTATCAACTGCTTCCTCTTCCGGGCTTACCACACGACAATCCCACTCTCGCACCAACTCCCATTCCATCCTCAGCGGCGCTCTCAATGCCAACCACCGTGTGACTCGCCGCAAGTCCATGACAAACACCGCCGCAAACGCGGCGGCCATGGCAGCGGCAATCAAGGAAGTGGGCGGCGACAAAGTCACGCCCATTGCCGTCAGCTCTCGTAGGAACACTGCCTCAAAGAGTGCTGCAGCCCGCGTCGCCATCATCGGGAGTCTTCCCTCGCCCCCAGCGAGTCTGCCGACGCACAAATTCCACTTGGATGGAAAGACAGAGATCCACGAGAGCGCCATTGAGGATGACCCAGTCATCGGGTCAGCCGACGAAGGCGATGATAATGCTCAAAAGGCTCGTATTCGTCGCGCCAGCGATGGTCAGCCTCTCGTAAAGGAGGGCAGGAAGTTCAACCGCATCGAGCTCAAGTGCGAGACGTGCGGAAAGGGATACAAGCACAGCAGTTGCCTGACCAAGCATTT GTGGGAACACACTCCCGAATGGTCTCTGACATCCAAGCTGCTTATTTCCAAGCATCAGCAAGTCCAGCTCCTTGAGGCTGCCTCTGTCTTGTTGACCATGAACCACAAGGAAGAGGGTGATGCGGCGACGCCCCCGGATTCCGCCAAGGATTTCCCTAGTGACCAAGAAGAGTCGACTTCTCCCGCTGCTTCTGGATATTCAGACGAGCGACACAGCTCTGCCGATACCACCCCACCTCCTCAATTGGAGGGATTCTCGTCGTCGGATCGTTCGTTCGCGAAGCGGTACGGGTCCGCAAGTGGATTTGGTCGTTCATACCAGTCTGCGCCGTCCATCAACCCTCTCGTGACAGGCAGCATGCCACGTGGAACAGGATTTTCTTCACACTTTCGTCAAACCAGCCAGGACCAACGACCGCCGTCGTCAGGAAGAAATGCCACCGGACAAGAAGATCAGGATCTGGCAGCGGCTGTGGAGCTTCTTAGTTGCAGCTTCAACAGCAACAACGGAAGAACAGTGCAGCTTCCAGCGGACGCTCCTCCTGTGCCCCCGCTACCGGCGCAATATCTCGACCAGGCGGCATCTTTCTCGAGTGCTGGGTTCAGCGCAGGTTTCAGTGCCGGATTCCTCAACAGCTTCCCTAGCAGGCAGCCAGAGAGCTTCACACGAGGCGAGGTCCGCGGCTCGGATGTCAAGATGGAAGACAGCGACAGCGTGATGGACGATGATGACTTTGACCGCCGATCTCGATCTCGAAGCGACGAAGATGACGACGGCGTCTTCGGACGTATGGAGGAATAG
- a CDS encoding spastin, with protein sequence MASHFFYFFYWTLPQLSYMQEETKSRILRADHTGKLYEVKALPRRRLGRLSWEKISVDASSLRSFLETTSDIRSKNEEDDLRQCQQCDNSLYFRVLGIPNQAADETISSVPVLGERTPSQSPKVTPGVKEEPNLRNQQPNPQPDDELDGNRAPAGVKSERSSGEDNSLQSGHEISAESSDSTSCNFPTHRRTRETLTLRRCENNIAPNYQDIFIEGSIVKKLEQVTSLSLSRPKAFSCGVLKGNKVTSSILYGPPGTGKSMLARGMAKQSKFSMLSISTSEVWQKCHGEDEEMVEAIFSLARKMHPCFVFVDEADAMLGTRNAGERRHSRSMLNQFPMEWDGLVSDTKAPFVLLATNRPLNLGPGVLRRAPVQIHLSNPTREQRSGILGLLLKGETLQDINAGHLAKRQPLGNDLVGTCFEGAGSKVRSNLETGLGKVLFIDEAYRLASNSILHAEAIGELVDAMTQLRYQNNIAIILAGHTVEMERLLRINPGLRSRFTEQMAFPSLIPHACLKHLTQEVKKLKINIPETGGPNGEKLKTVERIFTKLGQTRGWASGRDVETLAKTVTCNVYKRAGRTEQRGATGALQVTWDEVIDAQKGMLAERRGPVGDKVEEPVMNIIVSLPTKSMRSTDGLLAKSIDIAGLLEHMLRCGHISFLPLIVNTKKRKQERHINNDSNDNHRDPDKPNSVTHSLCFYPTVHSWIPTNAAIPCQLQYQTPSHKTPNDKLTP encoded by the exons ATGGCATCACACTTTTTCTATTTCTTCTA CTGGACGCTACCGCAGCTGTCTTATATGCAGGAAGAGACCAAATCGCGCATCT TGAGAGCTGACCATACAGGAAAGCTGTACGAGGTGAAAGCATtgcctcgtcgtcgtctagGTAGATTAAGTTGGGAAAAGATATCTGTCGATGCTTCCTCGCTGAGGTCTTTCTTGGAGACGACATCAGACATCAGATCAAAAAACGAGGAAGATGACTTGCGACAGTGCCAGCAATGCGATAACAGTCTCTACTTCAGGGTCTTGGGGATACCTAATCAAGCAGCTGATGAAACCATTTCTTCAGTACCAGTACTCGGCGAGCGTACCCCATCTCAGTCACCAAAAGTGACACCCGGAGTCAAAGAAGAACCAAACTTGAGAAACCAACAACCAAATCCTCAACCAGATGATGAATTGGACGGTAATCGAGCTCCTGCCGGCGTTAAAAGCGAGAGATCTTCGGGAGAAGATAACTCCTTGCAATCTGGCCACGAGATATCTGCAGAATCATCGGATTCAACATCGTGTAACTTCCCAACACATCGCCGAACTCGAGAGACACTCACGCTCAGAAGATGCGAAA ATAATATTGCACCAAATTACCAAGACATTTTTATTGAAGGCTCAATCGTCAAGAAGCTCGAGCAAGTGACTTCACTTTCACTCTCACGGCCAAAAGCTTTCTCGTGTGGCGTGCTCAAGGGCAATAAAGTAACGAGCTCCATTCTTTACGGGCCCCCAGGCACAGGCAAAAGCATGTTGGCTCGAGGCATGGCGAAACAATCAAAGTTTAGCATGCTTTCTATCTCAACTTCAGAGGTTTGGCAGAAGTGTCACGGAGAGGACGAAGAGATGGTTGAGGCCATCTTTTCTCTGGCGCGAAAGATGCACCCTTGCTTTGTTTTCGTGGATGAAGCTGATGCAATGCTTGGAACGCGCAACGCTGGTGAGAGGAGGCATAGCAGGTCGATGCTGAACCAGTTTCCCATGGAATGGGATGGCTTGGTGTCAGATACAAAAGCTCCCTTCGTCTTACTAGCTACGAATAGGCCGCTCAACTTGGGTCCGGGCGTTCTCCGACGAGCGCCAGTGCAGATACATCTCAGCAATCCTACAAGAGAACAGAGATCCGGTATCCTTGGCTTGCTGCTCAAAGGAGAAACATTGCAGGACATCAACGCGGGCCATCTTGCAAAACGGCAACCGCTTGGAAA TGATCTTGTTGGAACGTGTTTTGAGGGAGCCGGATCGAAAGTTCGCAGCAACCTTGAGACTGGCCTCGGCAAGGTTTTATTTATCGATGAAGCCTATCGCTTGGCAAGTAATTCCATATTGCATGCAGAGGCTATCGGTGAATTAGTTGACGCAATGACCCAATTACGCTATCAGAACAATATAGCCATCATTTTGGCTGGGCACACCGTCGAGATGGAACGCCTCCTACGAATCAATCCTGGGTTGCGTAGTAGATTCACAGAACAGATGGCTTTCCCGTCTTTGATCCCACATGCATGTCTCAAGCATCTAACACAAGAAGTCAAGAAACTCAAGATTAACATCCCGGAAACAGGAGGACCGAACGGCGAGAAGTTGAAGACAGTCGAGCGCATTTTCACAAAGCTGGGCCAAACGAGGGGATGGGCTAGTGGTCGAGACGTTGAGACTTTGGCCAAAACCGTCACCTGCAATGTATATAAGCGGGCCGGGAGAACGGAGCAGAGGGGGGCCACGGGCGCGCTGCAAGTGACTTGGGACGAAGTGATCGACGCTCAGAAAGGAATGCTGGCGGAACGCAGAGGACCAGTTGGCGACAAGGTGGAGGA GCCGGTTATGAACATCATTGTGTCTCTGCCAACGAAGTCAATGAGGTCGACCGACGGCCTTCTCGCCAAGAGCATCGACATCGCCGGCCTACTCGAGCACATGTTGCGATGCGGTCACATCTCGTTTTTGCCCCTCATCGTG AATACAAAGAAGCGAAAACAGGAAAGACATATCAATAATGATAGTAATGATAATCATAGAGATCCAGACAAGCCAAATTCTGTCACCCACTCGCTGTGTTTCTACCCCACGGTCCACAG CTGGATTCCCACTAATGCCGCCATTCCGTGTCAACTCCAGTACCAAACGCCGTCTCATAAAACACCCAACGACAAGCTAACACCCTGA